Below is a genomic region from Deltaproteobacteria bacterium.
CAATAATATCGAATTAAGATATTTATGTAAGCACTTTATTGGAGAAAAATATGTTTCGAATTCAAAAGTGTGTCGTTGTGGTCTTAGGGTTAATAGGAAACTTTCATTTAATAGCATGTGCTACTTCTCGTGCAATGGCAGAGGATAATCGAATTCCTGCATCACAGAAATTAGAAGTAACTCCACGACTGTTTATGCAAGCATCACCAGTATTTGATATGTTATGCCAACAAACACCTTTCAAGATTGATCCTGAGATCCAAGAGAAGTATCAGAAAGAGTTGAATGAAAAGCTTGGAACATTTCAGAGCGAATGGGATAAAGCAGCCATTTCTATTGTTCCCGAGTCTGAAAAAGTTGCTGGCATTAAATTTAGCCGAAAAGAATATTCTGTGGCGCTAGCGCTTTGTTCTTGGATTCCGATGGGAGATCCAGTTTTCATTGTAACGCCTGGAGCCTATCTAGGAGCGCCTCGAAAAATGAATGGTTTCGATTTACCATTCAGCATGGATGCCTTTGTAAGCATGACTCATCATGAACTTTTGCATAGTCTTGTTCAGAACTTCATTGATGCTATCGCCAAAGACAATCCAAATGCTTCTTCTCCTCTTTTAGAAAAGTATGGAAGTGCGCCATACAAAGAACATTTCAATGTTTTAGTTCATTTGCATCTAATGGCTATTCAAAAAGCTTCGTATCAACAGCTTAATAACAAAGTACTCTTGGATGCTACGAGCAAGATTTACGCATTCATTGGCGGTGATTATCAACGTGCGTGGGAAATTGTCGACGTCGAAGGCACAGAATCGTTTTTAAAAGAGCTTCAATCGTTTAACTCGAAAAGCAAATAAGACCAACTAAGCCAACTTAAAAGTTGCATAAAGTTGAAATTGAAGTAGAAGTTTTGTAAACCGATACCGACAAAGTCGCTCGGTAATTAAACCGTCAATTTCCCTTGGTAATGACACTTCTACACCAAAGGAGCAAAAAATGAAACCAACAAATTTAATCATAGCAGGACTTTTCTTAATGGGATTGTCAGTGCAGGCTAAGACCATTAGAGCCTCAGCGCTTGGTGCTTCGGTCTGGTCTGAAATTACCAAAGGAAAACTGAGCGACGTTATTATTGAATTTAGACAAGGTGACGAGTTGCCAGTCAGCTTCTCTGCTGAAGGTGATCTTTTTGAAACCACTCAGTCTAGTGTCGGATATGTTGGAATCAAAAAGAATTTCTGGATAAAACTTCAGAACAACAAGATTCTAATGAGTTTAGATAACTTGAGCTTTAAAGAAATTAAAGATGTTATTTCTGGAAGCTTTGAAGCTGGGACTGGCGCCAGTCAAAATGGTGGCTTGGCAAACACCTTGAATTTAGCATTGAAGGCATATTTAAAGTAGACCGACTTTCAGCCAATAAAAGATTTCGTGAACCTTTTGCTGGCTGAATTGTTTAATCCATAAGGGGACATAAAAAAAATGCTCGGCGACAACGATCTTTACATTCAGCTTAAAATTGATAGCAAGAAAGAATCTGCGTTTCGCATTCTTTATGATCGCTACTCGAGTTCACTTTTTCGATTCATTTATAGATTCACTTTGAATCAACAAATCGCTGAAGAGATCCTTCACGATATTTTTATTCAGCTTTTAAACGAAAAATACAATCATAATGATGGTAATTTAAAAAGTTGGCTTTTTACTGTCGCAAAACATAAAAGTTTAAATCATGTAAAAAAAGCGTCTTTTGAAACTTCTGACGATTTGGCAATTGCAAAAGCTTCTTCCGATTCCGACCTAGAAAACTCATTTATTAATCACAGTCTTCTGAAAAACTTGTCTCTTATAGAAAACAATTTACCTTCAGATCTTTGGAAGACTTGGAACTTAAAAAAACAGGGCTTGGACTATCAACAAATTGCTCTGGCTCTTTCGATTCCAGTGGGAACTGTAAAATCCAGGTTCAGCCGTTTAGTAAATCATCTAAAAAAGGAGTTTCATTTATGAACCAAAAAATCAAATCACTTCTTTTGTCATTTCATTTCGGGGCCATTGAAGACAAAGATAGAACTCTTGTCGAGCGAGAACTCCTGACGGATTCAGAAGTACTTGTGGACTATCTAGATCTGAAAAGAAATCTTGAGTCAGCCGAATCAATACCTCAAGCCCCATCTCGGTCGGTTTGGCTAAAATTGCAAATGCAAGTACAAGCTAAGAAGAAAATCATCATTCCTATTTCATTTGGAGCCGCAGTCGCCGCCAGTGTCGTAGCTGCATTCATTTTTTTTCATCAGCCTTCGCAAGAGATTAAAACGCAAAATCAAAGCACCGAAGAAATTTTATTTGATACTAGGACTGAACTTCCTGCCAACTCAAGTGTTCTATAAGAAGGAGGATTTAATATGAACAAATTACTAATTATTTTTGCCTTGGTCTTGTCTTCAACTGGCTTCGCAGCAAACCACCGAGACTCAAAAGACTGGAAAGAAAAACCAGCTGAAAAGTTTTCAGACGCCGAGACAAATTTTAAGGCAACAATGCAAAAACTTATGGAAAAGTATGTCGATAAGTCGCTAACACAGGACGAATTATATAGAGCAGCCGTTGCTGGAATGCTCGCTTCACTTAATCAAGGCGAAGAAGATTGGAATGCCCTTCTTTCCCCTTCGGATATGAAAGAAATGCAGATTGATATGTCTGGGAAAGTAACAGGCATTGGCATTGAAATGAAATTTATCGAAGAGACGGGCTACGGCCAAATTCTGCGACTTATCCCAGGCTCTGTTTCAGAAAAGGCTGGACTAAAAATAGATGATCAAATTCTTAGCGTGGACGGAAAAAAGTTTAAGAATAAAAAATTTCGTGATCTTGTCTATGCGGTGAGAGGCAAGGCTGGTGAATCTGTTGTGCTTAAAGTCCTAAGAGAAGATAAAATAATGTCGTTTAATGTGAAAAGAGAAATCGTTCCTTGGACTCCTGTTGAGCTTGAGAAGGTTAATAGTACAACGGCACTATTAAGCATTCGATTTTTCAATGAAGAGACGCCAAGACTGGTCGAACAAAAAATTAACGAGATCAATGCGGGCAAGTATAAAAAGCTTATTCTTGATCTGCGAGACAACTCGGGCGGGGGATTTGATCAGGCTGTTAAAGTCACTGAGCTATTTTTGCCAGTAGGGTTGGTTGTCGCAAGCACCAAAAATCGAGACGGCAAAGTTGAACAATTCAAATCAACTAGAAGTCTTTTAGACCCAAACGTACAAATTGCAATTCTAACAAATAAAGATACTTTTTGTGGTGCGGAATTATTTACCGCTGCATTAAAAGAAAATTTAAAAGTTAAAATTATCGGCGAAACGACATTTGGTAAATGGAATGCTCAATCGGTTGAAAACTTACCAAACAAGTACGCCATTAAATATACAGTTAAGGAGTTCTTATCACCGCAAGGTAATTCATTTCAGGGAAAAGGAATTAAGCCTGACATTGAAGTTTCCCTTCCGCAAGGCGTTGAGTCGCACGTGCTGAGATTAAAATATGGAATGAAGGATCGCTTAAACTCTGATTCTCAACTAAAAGCAGCCGTCGAGTTAGTGCAGTCGATTTAATTTATGCATCGATACTTCGTTAGTGTTTCAAAAACTTAAAAATCAAGAGGCCCATCAACATGAGAATTTCATTAGTATACTGTTTTCTGTTTTTATTAATCGGTTCAAATTTGTTCGCCCAAAGCCTTATTCCAAATGTTGGAGGATTCATTAGAACGAAGAGTATACAGGATCACGTTTCAGTTGCGCGGATAGAGAACAGCGAGGAAATGTGTTCACCAGCAGTTCTCATTGGTCCTCGTGTATTTTTAACTGCTGCACATTGTACGCCACTTATTGCTTCTAACGGACTAGTGAAAGTTTATGGACCTGGTTTCAATAAGATTATTCGCGTCAAAGCTGTCACTATGTCGCTCATTACAGACGACGACTTCTTTTCTGGTGACGATTGTAGGACGCTTATTCAAAGCTTACCAGATGGTGTAACACTCACAGATCAATATCTGGCCAAATGCTGGTTTAAAGGTGGAGCAGCCGACATAGCCTTACTGGTAGCCGATCAAGATATTCAAAGTCCGATGTTAAGCCTGGGCGGAATCGCCCCACAGAATATGGAAGTCATAAGTAGACTTGCTGAGATTTCTAAGTGCGGTGGTGATCAAGGATTTTTTAATCGGTCGCAGTTCAAAGTTTTTGAACTCAATAACTCACAAGTAGTTTTAGAAAATTTTAATGTGGGTTCAGCTCAGTCCAATCTTTCGAAATGTGGAGGTGGTTCAGGCGGAATCTATTATCGCACTCTTCAAGATGGTTCCATTAACATTGTTGGTATCCACTCGGCATCGATTCAAAATGCTGGGCCCTATACAATTTATGGCAAGAAAATATTTCTATCGACAAATCTTTTCGGTGGAACTAATTTATTTGCAACAGAACCAATGGATTGGCTAATTCATCAAATCGCAAAATTTGGGCTTCAAATTTGTGGAATAAATCTAACCTGCCATCCTGTCAAGTTGAAGTAAATGAGTGAGTTAGAAGGTCGTGAAAGTCGCTTTTTTGAAGAATTGCTTACTTTGTTCAAAAGCTAATTTGGTCAGACGAATTAATTAGAAAATCCCATTATCATTTAATCCCAACAAAAAATACTTAAGGTAAGGAGCTTCGGACTATTCCATTTAGACTAGATTTAAAAATGCCGTGAGATGAAGTGCGCAAGGCTTCAGAGAAAAAATGATGAACTCACGTGTATGGCGGGATTTGTACTTACACCCATTGGTTCAATAATATTCTAAACAACCCAAAGAAACTTGCATGGATGATATCACCATGCTCAGACGTTAAGAATGGGGTAGTGGAGTTGAAACACTGGCTACTTCATAAGATCAGAGAAGTTCTGAGCCTGAGTGTTACAATTAGTGACGGAACTCTGAACCATACCTTGGTTAAGGAAGTTATAAAATGCACGGAAGTTGTTTTTAAATTGAATGAATCGCGGTGACCACGTGGCTAATTGTATTTGAGATAGCGCCTTTACAAGTGTGAAATACTATAAATGGTTAGATGTGCTTGTCGAAGAATTGTCGTAAACATCGTAGGTCGTAACTCTGTAGTTACTCACCCAGGTAACTACGTACAGTAACTACAAAAGTCTGCAAATTGGGTTATTTTCGATGATTTTGAATGATGAAATGAAGTGACTAATTCTCAGAAAAACTTAACATATGTTATTGATTTTGTTTACGATCTCTTGAAACTAAAAAACCACCTGGCGGTGGTTTAACTATCTTTTAAAATTGGCTCAGCACTTAAGAGCCAAAACTACTATTGTTCCGCTACCGGAAACCTTAGTACTTTCAATAGTTAACTGCATACCGCAGTCATTGTCAAAAGGCTTCCTCTGGCAAAAATATGTGCTCGAAATGAACTCAATAAGCCAAATTTCAAGGGAGATTTCTTCCGCCAAGGAGACCGTCAAGCGCCACCTATTGCTTTGGGATATTAAGCTAAGACCCTCTGACAACAAGCAGCGCCTTAATAAGGGACAAGTAGGGTTTGGTGAGAGGAGAATTAAAGCTCATATTGAACAGAATAAACGAGAGCTTGCGGTGGTCGAAAAAATGAAGGCTTTGCGAAGCCAAGGTTATAGCTACTGGAAAATTGCTGAAATCCTCAACTCCATGAAGGTTCCAACCAAATCACGCAAGGCAAAATGGAAGGCGGCTACAGTAATGAAAATTCTTAAGAGAACTGGAGCATTTTAGTCAGCTAATAATCATTCTAGCTCGTATCCTAGCAACTGAAGGCCGAGCTTAAATTTTGGCCCTAGTTGTTTTACCAAATCTTGAAGGACAGAAATTTCCGGTTCTCGGATCTTACCAGCTTCTAGCTTCAATATATGTTTGTGATCCCTGTCCACGAGTCTTGCAAGCTGCCTAACCTTCATGTCGTGTGCTATTCGATGGTGCTTAAGCAAAAATGAAACAGACAAGCTACCCCGCTGGGGTATTTCTAAAATATTAAATACCCAATCGAGACCATTTATTTTGTCTGATGGGCCTCCACTGCCAGCCCCAGCTTCGGAAACTAACTGCTTCATTAGCGCCTCTGGGACCAAGTAATGGGGTCCAGACTGCGCTACTTCTACTTTTTGAAGGTCTTCCAATTTCATAAGTCGCTTATCGGCGGCGGATTGCATCACAATACCCCAATGGTCCTCTTTTATTGGAAATCTAGACCCCAATGGGGTATCATTTGGCTTGGGAGAAGAAATATGGAATTGACACGATCAATTCGAGACGCATTCGGCTGGCCTAAGGACGATAAAAATTGTAAAGAAGAAGTCGAATTCTGTCGAAAAGATATAGAGATGAACGAGAATAATTTGGTCTTACTTTTAGGAAGCCTTGAGAAGGGTAGTTTTTCAGGAGCAGTTAAGCTCGTGAAGGCAATTTTTCTTGCGCAGTCAGAGGCAAAACATAAAGGTCTTACTGGAAATTTTTCGTACAATTTTTATCGTTGGGATTATGGCCCCTTCGATTCAGCGATTTACAAAGACTTGGAATCGCTTCGATCAAAAGGTCTTTTGCAAATCAATCAAGAATATACTCCCTATCTTGAAAAGACTTATGCTCTTACTGAAGCTGGCCAGAAGCAGTTCAAGAAAGTAAAGGCAGAAGTAGATACGACGTTTGGAACAATAGTTTCCAAGTGGGCAAATAAAGTAAATCAGATGAGACGAGATGATGTACTTAAATTTGTCTATGACAAATCAAACGTCAAATCATACGAAATGGGAGATAAGGTGAATCTCCCAGATGTCGATTAGTCCCGAAGAAATCCAAACAATCACACTTGCAATAAAGGTGTTGGCAGGACTCGCTCTTATTGCCGTATCAATTTTCTGCTCTGGTTGGATAGAGAAAAAGTTTAGCTTCGTGTATCGCTCCAACGGTGATGATGCGATTCCAGAGCCTGAGTCATGGAGATATTTCGGAGTTAGAGTTCTAGTCGATTCTGTTTTGGTCTTATTCGGCCTTTTTCTTATTTATAGCGGACATCAAATTCCATGTTCATTTCTTACCACAATAGACAAAGACCTTGTTAGTACGCTTTTCCAGTCGATTGCTGGAATTTTAGCAATCACAGTTTCTGGGCTTTTATTGGTTACGCAGCTTTCGTCAGAAAAATATTCTTCAGTAACAGTCCACCGTTTTCAATCACATGGAACTATTCATTCAATTTTAAGGATTCAAATTATTGCCTTAATTTCGAGTGGATACTCACTTCTTACGATACAAAATGTAAACGATCACACGATCTTTTCCGCAAATATTATGGCGGCCTCATTGCTGTTTGGTGCTCTCAGCATTCTAGCTCTGCCACCGCTTCTCTCAATAACAATACTGCAGCTAAGACCTCGAGGACTCATTAAGTGGTCGGCATTACTAGCTAAAGAGCAAATCAAAACTCTTCCCACATATTCCAGTAAAAAAAATAAGAGCCGTCTTCGATGGGAAATGGTCGTTCTACATGAATGTTTACAAAGTCTAAGATTTATTGGAGTAAGTGCAACGAAAGATCAAGATGATGAAATCGTAGAGCGAGTTCTCGGTGCGTTTCGAGATATTTTGGAGTTCTATTTTTTGACTATCTCTGATTATAGAGGAGGCTCTTCTGTAGAACGTAGTTTCAGAACGCTTTGGGATACGACTTTGGCTGAAAGGTTTGTCTTTAATTACGACCTAACATCAGCTCTGGGAGAATCTGAAAATCAGGATAGCAAGTGGCTATACTGGATTGAGAACAATATTCTCAGAAGTGTTGCTTCAATGTTGGAGGCATCTGTTCAAACAGGGGGCGAATCAAATCAAAAGATTCGACTTTTCTATGAAAGCTGGTCTGACCTGATGAAAAATAGGGGTGCAAATACACAGGTTGAGTATCCACTTATACTGCAAATGGTTTGCTCAGATCTGCTTGTCACCTACAGAAGCTGCCTTACTGACAGTATTGAATCTCAAAGCGAACTTTTAGACTTCTTTCATGGGCGCATCGAAAAAATTCTTTCTATTTGCTTCCCCGAATCGGCTGAAGAAATTCCTCGTGAACGACAGGTTCGTCAGGTGACTAAATTTTTAAAACAAGTGGGTGAACTGGTTATTCGTACACAAGGGGGCCATCCTTTACAAAAATGGCTTTTTATAATTGATCGTCTGCGAAATTCCTTAAAACAGAAGGACTCTGGAAATTTAGTCGGTATTATTATTGAGGAATCATTCGCAAGAAGCTACTTCGATTTATTCCTATTTGCTTTGCTTTCCAAAAAGCATGATTCCGCAAAAATTATTCTCCAATACATTTGTTTCAATGAGCCAATTCAGTTTATTGAACAAGTATTTGCTCAATCTGCAAAAGTGATGAATTCAGCATTTAGTGGCGAAGGAAGAGCTCCTGATAACACCTATGTTCGTTATGACAAATATATGTACTCTGTTTCAAAGACACTATTGTTGATTGTCGTTTATCGAAGATACCTAGAAGATCAATCTTTGGTTGATGATAAATTGAATTGGCAAAAATGTCTGGCTACTTTCAAAACGGTAGATTGTTTCAACGATATTCGATCGAAATCACTTCCACATTTGAAAACTGAAATACTGCATTATTCGAATGACCGCCTTGAGCTTTGTCCAGAAAAATCATTTGATTCTTATATAGACGAGGCTTGGAGTGTTCTTTGTTAGCCTTCTTGCTTTTTCAAAAAGGCTCCCACTGACGCTCTAAGGGTATTATTTTGCAAAACTCCAACGACACTGATCTGATATTTCGGAGCATCATACATTGGAAACAGCACTTTAAATCGCTCAATGAAATGCGACTCAAGCTGTTCTTTTGACCACTCGCTTGGTTTTTCAATTAAAACTTCAACTTCTTGAGTGAAAACAGGATTTGCTTCGACTTTTGACATGAATTACCTCTCAAGTTCAGTTTATGATCTAATTATCCAGATCCTTTAAGTTGAACTTGGAGTCCTGAAGTTCTATGAGACTTTTTCAAATCCCAAGCCGCCGAAGACCTTCAACAAAGTAATTCCGTGCTCTCGACAAATCTCCGCCATCTCCTCATCCACATAATCAGTTACGATCATAAATGATAGATTTTTAGTTGGCCTCAATCCAAAAGATGAATACTTAATTTCCAAATCTGAAAGGTTTTTTCTAGCCCAAGTCGTATAACGAAGAAACTGATCGTATCCAGATTTCTTATCTCGTTTTCTTGTCTTTACT
It encodes:
- a CDS encoding sigma-70 family RNA polymerase sigma factor — translated: MLGDNDLYIQLKIDSKKESAFRILYDRYSSSLFRFIYRFTLNQQIAEEILHDIFIQLLNEKYNHNDGNLKSWLFTVAKHKSLNHVKKASFETSDDLAIAKASSDSDLENSFINHSLLKNLSLIENNLPSDLWKTWNLKKQGLDYQQIALALSIPVGTVKSRFSRLVNHLKKEFHL
- a CDS encoding S41 family peptidase, whose protein sequence is MNKLLIIFALVLSSTGFAANHRDSKDWKEKPAEKFSDAETNFKATMQKLMEKYVDKSLTQDELYRAAVAGMLASLNQGEEDWNALLSPSDMKEMQIDMSGKVTGIGIEMKFIEETGYGQILRLIPGSVSEKAGLKIDDQILSVDGKKFKNKKFRDLVYAVRGKAGESVVLKVLREDKIMSFNVKREIVPWTPVELEKVNSTTALLSIRFFNEETPRLVEQKINEINAGKYKKLILDLRDNSGGGFDQAVKVTELFLPVGLVVASTKNRDGKVEQFKSTRSLLDPNVQIAILTNKDTFCGAELFTAALKENLKVKIIGETTFGKWNAQSVENLPNKYAIKYTVKEFLSPQGNSFQGKGIKPDIEVSLPQGVESHVLRLKYGMKDRLNSDSQLKAAVELVQSI
- a CDS encoding recombinase family protein, translating into MNSISQISREISSAKETVKRHLLLWDIKLRPSDNKQRLNKGQVGFGERRIKAHIEQNKRELAVVEKMKALRSQGYSYWKIAEILNSMKVPTKSRKAKWKAATVMKILKRTGAF
- a CDS encoding helix-turn-helix domain-containing protein; amino-acid sequence: MQSAADKRLMKLEDLQKVEVAQSGPHYLVPEALMKQLVSEAGAGSGGPSDKINGLDWVFNILEIPQRGSLSVSFLLKHHRIAHDMKVRQLARLVDRDHKHILKLEAGKIREPEISVLQDLVKQLGPKFKLGLQLLGYELE
- a CDS encoding DUF4065 domain-containing protein; the encoded protein is MELTRSIRDAFGWPKDDKNCKEEVEFCRKDIEMNENNLVLLLGSLEKGSFSGAVKLVKAIFLAQSEAKHKGLTGNFSYNFYRWDYGPFDSAIYKDLESLRSKGLLQINQEYTPYLEKTYALTEAGQKQFKKVKAEVDTTFGTIVSKWANKVNQMRRDDVLKFVYDKSNVKSYEMGDKVNLPDVD